In a single window of the Methylococcus sp. Mc7 genome:
- a CDS encoding type II toxin-antitoxin system CcdA family antitoxin produces MPSPTAAKKAVNLSANAELLREAKALNINLSQTFETHLAELVRARKQEQWLAENLSAIEAYNRRIEETGVFGDGWRSF; encoded by the coding sequence ATGCCTTCCCCCACCGCCGCCAAGAAAGCCGTCAATCTCTCGGCCAACGCCGAGCTGTTGCGCGAAGCCAAAGCCCTGAACATCAATCTTTCGCAAACCTTCGAAACCCATCTGGCCGAACTGGTCAGAGCCCGAAAACAAGAGCAGTGGCTTGCGGAAAATCTCAGCGCCATCGAAGCCTACAATCGGCGCATCGAGGAAACCGGAGTATTCGGTGACGGCTGGCGCAGTTTCTGA
- a CDS encoding sulfotransferase yields MFFNYRGFLKALRLALFQRPFRLRRWFYVLLFSALYLAFVAFVLLGRLLDHVFFPGFRKTGVERPVFVIAPPRSGTSFLQRVLCADEQRFVHWKMYQTIFPSICFQAVFNGLARIDVQCGGMIRRMMQWCERKWFGGWDEVHRMRLDQPEEDQALFLYAFASEAIFMLFPFVEPLWEVGFPDALPPASRRKLMAYYRSCMQRHVYANGGGRILLVKSTHASGAIESISEEFPDARFITIVRHPDEAIPSHVSLFVPVWQAHSPEIEKDGGESKAYAALAAEWYRHLHRFRARVEPANFYAIDYRDLRADPGRTIAALYRHFGWNMAGSYRAALREFTERQRAFQSTHRYSLEEFGLSKQWIREELGPVLESYGLDGEAASLQGRKAKNLRKALGPGGHRQSPASSKQAVIRGVQEAEENQRKTVGHHHRHHLRAGEALHGDEDGQGDVAVGCAECDHSPAL; encoded by the coding sequence ATGTTCTTCAATTACCGCGGCTTTCTGAAAGCCCTGCGCCTGGCGTTATTCCAGCGGCCGTTCCGCCTCAGGCGCTGGTTTTACGTACTGCTCTTTTCAGCCCTCTATCTCGCATTCGTGGCTTTCGTGTTGCTCGGCCGCCTGCTGGACCACGTCTTCTTTCCCGGCTTCAGAAAAACCGGTGTCGAACGGCCGGTATTCGTGATCGCCCCGCCCCGGAGCGGGACCTCCTTCCTGCAGCGCGTGCTCTGCGCGGATGAGCAGCGTTTCGTGCACTGGAAGATGTACCAGACCATCTTTCCGAGCATCTGCTTTCAGGCCGTCTTCAACGGGCTGGCCCGGATCGACGTCCAATGCGGCGGCATGATCCGGCGCATGATGCAATGGTGCGAACGGAAATGGTTCGGCGGCTGGGACGAGGTGCACCGGATGCGGCTGGACCAGCCGGAGGAAGACCAGGCGCTGTTCCTCTACGCCTTCGCTTCCGAAGCGATCTTCATGCTGTTTCCGTTCGTGGAGCCGCTTTGGGAGGTGGGTTTTCCCGATGCCCTTCCGCCGGCATCCCGCCGCAAGCTGATGGCCTACTACCGCTCCTGCATGCAGCGCCACGTTTACGCCAACGGCGGCGGGCGCATCCTGCTGGTCAAGTCGACCCATGCTTCGGGCGCCATCGAGTCGATCTCCGAGGAGTTTCCCGACGCCCGCTTCATCACCATCGTTCGCCACCCGGACGAAGCCATCCCCTCCCACGTCAGCCTGTTCGTTCCGGTCTGGCAGGCCCATTCGCCGGAAATCGAGAAAGACGGGGGCGAGTCGAAAGCCTACGCCGCCCTGGCAGCCGAGTGGTACCGGCATCTGCACCGGTTCCGCGCGCGAGTGGAACCCGCCAATTTTTACGCCATCGACTACCGCGATCTCCGGGCCGATCCGGGCCGCACGATCGCCGCCCTTTACCGCCATTTCGGCTGGAACATGGCCGGATCCTACCGAGCGGCGCTGCGGGAATTCACCGAGCGGCAGCGCGCATTCCAGAGCACCCATCGCTATTCACTGGAAGAATTCGGCCTGTCGAAACAGTGGATACGCGAGGAACTGGGTCCGGTGCTCGAAAGCTACGGCCTGGACGGCGAGGCGGCCTCCCTCCAAGGCCGGAAGGCGAAAAACCTAAGGAAGGCGCTTGGTCCGGGCGGGCACCGCCAGTCCCCGGCTTCCAGCAAGCAAGCGGTAATACGCGGCGTGCAGGAGGCCGAGGAGAATCAGCGCAAGACCGTTGGCCACCACCACCGCCACCACCTGCGTGCCGGCGAAGCTCTCCACGGAGATGAGGATGGCCAGGGCGATGTTGCGGTTGGCTGTGCCGAATGCGATCACTCGCCGGCCCTGTGA
- a CDS encoding cellulose binding domain-containing protein, which produces MNTRFLAPLSGLALLAALGEGTTARAATLPAPVPNAIISASSSWGTASDSWAGYTGALQIWVPDAVSGGWTLTFQSAGLGRQAQVSSFWNADAAFDAGTGTFTLTSPSWSGEVAANSVLDIGFNANGAFDTSVDLANCKFNGQPCVISAMTSQSAQQTLANLKAGYPGGGSATPTPAPSATPAPAASPKLEVLFSISSSWDGGYSGNVAVKNLSSSTLQAGANGWQAPLKFPDAATAQDVFKSGPWNFSVSIASDGTATLTPKSWAAALAPGDVAASGFNGGSPANLQKAAAADSTVTVLFAPSVPNSNPTPNPTATPAPTPVASATPSPTPAPTTPPTGGAGGLLFSPYKDVTISMNWNTNVMSTAVTGTLSPLLSVLPAKVPAVTWAFATGECGSENWAGIQPDALVQANLQAFVDAGIDYVVSTGGAAGAFTCSSETGMRAFINRYASSRLVGIDFDIEAGQSQAAIASLVRQVAAVQSDYPNLRFSFTVATLGSSNGTATSNPYGDLNVTGYNVVKAVQQYGVANYTINLMVMDYGTANAGNCVVVNGKCDMGQTAIQAAKNLTAKYGIPYERIELTPMIGVNDVADELFSLQDTGTMVQWALANGIAGIHFWSVDRDTPCSQTSASPICSSIPSVPAWGYTNRFVTDLGL; this is translated from the coding sequence ATGAACACAAGATTTCTTGCCCCCCTATCCGGGCTGGCCCTGCTGGCCGCCTTGGGGGAGGGAACCACGGCGCGGGCCGCCACACTGCCCGCACCGGTTCCCAATGCCATCATCAGTGCCTCCTCGTCCTGGGGCACCGCGAGCGATTCCTGGGCCGGCTACACCGGCGCCCTGCAAATCTGGGTGCCAGACGCCGTCAGCGGCGGCTGGACGCTGACGTTCCAGTCGGCCGGCCTCGGCCGGCAGGCACAGGTATCTTCCTTCTGGAACGCCGATGCCGCTTTCGATGCCGGGACCGGCACGTTCACCCTCACGTCGCCCTCCTGGAGCGGCGAGGTGGCCGCAAACAGCGTGCTGGACATCGGCTTCAACGCCAATGGCGCGTTCGACACCTCCGTCGATCTGGCCAACTGCAAATTCAACGGCCAGCCCTGCGTGATCTCGGCCATGACGTCCCAGTCGGCCCAGCAGACCCTGGCCAACCTGAAAGCCGGCTACCCGGGCGGCGGATCGGCCACGCCGACACCGGCGCCTTCGGCCACACCGGCCCCGGCAGCCAGCCCGAAACTGGAAGTGCTGTTTTCCATCAGCAGTTCGTGGGACGGCGGTTACAGTGGCAACGTCGCGGTGAAAAACCTGTCGTCTAGCACACTGCAAGCCGGCGCCAACGGCTGGCAGGCACCGCTGAAATTCCCCGATGCAGCCACTGCCCAGGACGTGTTCAAGAGCGGACCGTGGAACTTTTCGGTCAGCATCGCCAGCGACGGCACCGCGACGCTCACGCCGAAATCCTGGGCGGCGGCCCTGGCACCCGGCGACGTGGCGGCAAGCGGCTTCAACGGCGGTTCGCCGGCCAACCTGCAGAAGGCAGCCGCTGCGGATTCCACGGTGACGGTGCTGTTCGCACCCTCGGTGCCGAATTCGAACCCGACGCCGAATCCGACGGCCACCCCGGCCCCGACTCCGGTCGCCTCGGCGACGCCGAGTCCGACGCCGGCACCGACCACCCCGCCGACCGGAGGCGCCGGCGGGCTGCTGTTCAGCCCCTACAAGGACGTGACGATCTCGATGAACTGGAACACCAACGTCATGTCGACCGCGGTGACCGGCACGCTGTCGCCGCTCCTCAGCGTGCTGCCGGCCAAGGTACCCGCGGTGACCTGGGCCTTCGCGACCGGCGAATGCGGCAGCGAGAACTGGGCCGGCATCCAGCCCGATGCCCTGGTCCAGGCCAACCTGCAAGCCTTCGTCGACGCCGGAATAGACTACGTCGTCTCCACCGGCGGTGCGGCGGGCGCTTTCACCTGTTCGAGCGAAACGGGTATGCGGGCCTTCATCAACCGCTATGCCTCGAGCCGCCTGGTGGGCATCGACTTCGACATCGAAGCCGGCCAGAGCCAGGCCGCCATCGCCAGCCTGGTCCGGCAGGTGGCCGCGGTGCAGTCGGACTACCCCAACCTGCGCTTCAGCTTCACGGTGGCCACGCTGGGATCGTCCAACGGGACCGCCACGTCGAACCCCTACGGCGACCTGAACGTCACCGGGTACAACGTGGTCAAGGCGGTGCAGCAATACGGTGTCGCCAACTACACCATCAACCTGATGGTCATGGACTACGGCACGGCCAACGCCGGCAACTGCGTGGTCGTGAACGGCAAGTGCGACATGGGTCAGACCGCCATCCAGGCGGCCAAGAATCTGACGGCCAAATACGGCATCCCCTACGAGCGGATCGAGCTCACACCGATGATCGGCGTTAACGATGTCGCCGATGAGCTGTTCTCGCTGCAGGACACCGGCACCATGGTGCAATGGGCGCTCGCCAACGGCATCGCCGGCATCCACTTCTGGTCGGTCGACCGCGACACGCCGTGCAGCCAGACCTCGGCCTCGCCGATCTGCAGCTCGATCCCCAGCGTGCCGGCCTGGGGTTACACCAACCGCTTCGTCACCGACCTCGGCCTGTAA
- a CDS encoding form I ribulose bisphosphate carboxylase large subunit, producing the protein MAVKTYNAGVKEYRETYWDPNYTPADTDLLAVFKITPQPGVPREEAAAAVAAESSTGTWTTVWTDLLTDLDYYKGRAYRIEDVPGQDEQFYAFIAYPIDLFEEGSVVNVFTSLVGNVFGFKAVRGLRLEDVRFPIAYVKTCGGPPHGIQVERDIMNKYGRPLLGCTIKPKLGLSAKNYGRAVYECLRGGLDFTKDDENVNSQPFMRWRQRFDFVMEAIEKAEAETGERKGHYLNVTAPTPEEMYKRAEYAKEIGAPIIMHDFITGGFCANTGLANWCRNNGMLLHIHRAMHAVMDRNPNHGIHFRVFTKMLRLSGGDHLHTGTVVGKLEGDRQSTLGWIDLLREKHIKEDRSRGIFFDQDWGSMPGVFAVASGGIHVWHMPALLSIFGDDAVFQFGGGTLGHPWGNAAGAAANRVALEACVEARNEGRQLEKEGKEILTEAAKSSPELRAAMETWKEIKFEFDTVDKLDVAHR; encoded by the coding sequence ATGGCTGTCAAAACTTATAACGCGGGCGTCAAGGAATACCGCGAAACCTACTGGGACCCGAACTACACCCCCGCCGACACCGATCTTCTGGCGGTCTTCAAGATCACCCCGCAACCCGGCGTGCCGCGCGAAGAAGCCGCCGCCGCCGTGGCCGCGGAATCCTCGACCGGCACCTGGACCACCGTCTGGACCGACCTCCTGACCGACCTCGATTACTACAAGGGCCGCGCCTACCGGATCGAGGACGTGCCCGGCCAGGACGAACAGTTCTACGCCTTCATCGCCTACCCGATCGATCTGTTCGAGGAAGGCTCCGTCGTCAATGTGTTCACCTCGCTGGTGGGCAACGTCTTCGGCTTCAAGGCCGTGCGCGGCCTGCGCCTGGAGGACGTGCGCTTCCCGATCGCCTACGTCAAGACCTGCGGCGGCCCGCCCCACGGCATCCAGGTCGAGCGCGACATCATGAACAAGTACGGCCGTCCGCTGCTCGGCTGCACCATCAAGCCCAAGCTGGGCCTGTCGGCCAAGAACTACGGCCGCGCCGTCTACGAGTGCCTGCGCGGCGGCCTCGACTTCACCAAGGACGACGAGAACGTCAACAGCCAGCCGTTCATGCGTTGGCGCCAGCGTTTCGACTTCGTCATGGAGGCGATCGAGAAAGCCGAGGCCGAAACCGGCGAGCGCAAGGGCCATTACCTGAACGTGACCGCGCCGACCCCGGAAGAGATGTACAAGCGTGCGGAATACGCCAAGGAGATCGGCGCGCCCATCATCATGCACGACTTCATCACCGGCGGCTTCTGCGCCAACACCGGCCTCGCCAACTGGTGCCGCAACAACGGCATGCTGCTGCACATCCACCGCGCCATGCACGCCGTGATGGACCGCAACCCCAACCACGGCATCCACTTCCGCGTCTTCACCAAGATGTTGCGCCTGTCCGGCGGCGACCATCTGCACACCGGCACCGTGGTGGGCAAGCTGGAAGGGGACCGCCAGTCGACACTGGGCTGGATCGACCTGCTGCGGGAAAAGCACATCAAGGAAGACCGCAGCCGCGGCATCTTTTTCGATCAGGACTGGGGCTCGATGCCCGGTGTGTTCGCGGTCGCCTCCGGCGGCATCCATGTCTGGCACATGCCGGCGCTGCTTTCGATCTTCGGCGACGACGCGGTGTTCCAGTTCGGCGGCGGCACCCTGGGCCATCCCTGGGGCAACGCGGCCGGCGCCGCGGCCAACCGCGTGGCGCTGGAAGCCTGTGTGGAAGCCCGCAACGAAGGCCGCCAGCTCGAGAAGGAGGGCAAGGAAATCCTGACCGAAGCCGCCAAGAGCAGCCCGGAACTCAGGGCCGCGATGGAGACCTGGAAGGAAATCAAGTTCGAGTTCGACACCGTCGACAAGCTCGACGTGGCCCACCGGTAA
- a CDS encoding CcdB family protein: MAQFDVYPNPDPHTNQRIPYLLEIQSDLLAVLKTTVLIPLYDPAEVDVPPVRGLMPVLEFEGRPLVLVTPELTGVPRKRLPLKIGDLRQARETVLAALDILLTGI, from the coding sequence ATGGCTCAATTCGATGTCTATCCCAACCCGGACCCGCACACGAACCAACGAATTCCGTATCTGCTGGAGATACAGAGCGACCTCTTGGCCGTCTTGAAAACGACCGTTCTCATCCCCCTCTACGATCCCGCCGAAGTCGACGTGCCTCCGGTCCGCGGCCTGATGCCGGTGTTGGAATTCGAAGGCCGGCCCCTGGTGCTGGTGACGCCGGAACTGACAGGCGTCCCCAGAAAACGACTCCCGCTCAAAATCGGCGATTTGCGCCAAGCGCGGGAAACCGTCCTCGCCGCGCTGGACATCCTTCTGACAGGAATTTGA
- a CDS encoding ribulose bisphosphate carboxylase small subunit yields the protein MSNMQDYQSSLSDSGSRKFETFSYLPPMDPAKIRRQVEYIVSRGWNPAIEHTEPENAFDHYWYMWKLPMFGETDVDAILAEAEACHKAHPNNHVRLVGYDNFKQSQGAAMVIYRGPAV from the coding sequence ATGAGCAATATGCAAGACTACCAATCCAGCCTGTCCGACAGCGGCTCGCGCAAATTCGAGACCTTCTCCTATCTGCCGCCGATGGACCCGGCGAAGATCCGCCGGCAAGTGGAATACATCGTCAGCCGCGGCTGGAATCCGGCCATCGAGCACACCGAACCGGAGAACGCGTTCGACCACTACTGGTACATGTGGAAGCTGCCGATGTTCGGCGAAACCGACGTCGACGCCATCCTGGCCGAGGCCGAAGCCTGCCACAAGGCGCACCCCAACAACCACGTCCGGCTGGTCGGCTACGACAACTTCAAGCAGAGCCAGGGCGCCGCCATGGTGATCTACCGGGGACCGGCGGTCTGA
- a CDS encoding nitric oxide reductase activation protein NorD, with protein sequence MSLNLSDYQEHLERLDPHVKDTLGASFHEAARVMSPGALKNYIEGARALSELGRGAGLVLGYVQQMPLVCKEVGDEVIPDVVTGVMKLASMVSGAVIERLFDSLPTAARRLGDAELLRQYLGLVHQLSAKAPRGLRPMLDHLDPLFDKLTLGGLRRWALWGAQAHARDFETLAKYFALETADSLAVMQQERRGTLFVDTQRKLNFYLRALWGRDFYLRPTSGDFETREGYKPYIEHGVIFVPDAYDDFGPVPGKELYRATAAHAAAHLAYTTRPLSAEQLTPVQMFLIGLFEDARVEALAVREFPGLKQLWAHLFETALGGERNVDPMLLWLERLAHALLDERIRTDDPIVAEMRESFHAALAKDPADNRLSWGLGVTLSNRIKDRWGLPSLRLLESFGVPYRDDNRFLWTFGETEWAEADYIAASQRQVRRKVSLMEMLDEIDCELAGDDAQEVWTLETPFYLDQEGCTINELEGKEPVSDPYHYPEWDYQVQLHRPNWATVLERRQAKEDPALIERILLEYKPIASRLKHIIDALQPQGVIRQRRREDGDEIDLNAAIRAMIDIRLGEMPDPRINIRTVRKTRDLAVLLLLDLSESTNETPPGSDRPVIQLAREACTLLAWAIDGIGDPFAIHGFASDGRHDVQYYRFKDFDQPFDDQAKSRLAGMKGGLSTRMGAAMRHAAHYLGHQPQQKKLLLLVSDGEPADIDERDPQYLRFDTRKAVEELASSGIMTYCLTLDPEADDYVSRIFGPNRYTVVDRVQRLPERLPMLFASLTA encoded by the coding sequence ATGAGCTTGAACTTGAGCGACTACCAGGAACATCTCGAACGGCTCGATCCCCACGTCAAGGACACACTGGGGGCGAGCTTTCACGAAGCCGCGCGGGTCATGTCGCCGGGCGCCCTCAAGAACTACATCGAAGGGGCGCGGGCGCTTTCCGAACTCGGGCGCGGCGCCGGATTGGTGCTGGGCTATGTCCAGCAGATGCCGCTGGTGTGCAAGGAAGTCGGCGACGAGGTGATCCCGGACGTCGTCACCGGCGTGATGAAACTGGCGTCCATGGTCAGCGGGGCGGTGATCGAGCGGCTGTTCGACAGCCTGCCGACCGCGGCCAGGCGGCTGGGCGACGCCGAACTGCTACGGCAGTACCTCGGGCTGGTCCATCAGCTTTCGGCCAAGGCGCCCCGAGGCCTTAGGCCGATGCTGGATCACCTCGACCCGCTGTTCGACAAACTGACCCTGGGGGGCCTGCGGCGCTGGGCGCTGTGGGGCGCCCAGGCCCATGCCCGCGACTTCGAAACCCTGGCCAAATATTTCGCGCTGGAGACCGCCGACAGCCTCGCGGTGATGCAGCAGGAGCGGCGCGGCACCCTGTTCGTCGACACCCAGCGCAAGCTGAACTTCTATCTGCGCGCACTGTGGGGCCGCGATTTCTACCTGCGCCCGACCTCCGGCGATTTCGAGACGCGCGAAGGCTACAAACCGTACATCGAACACGGGGTGATCTTCGTACCCGATGCGTACGACGACTTCGGCCCGGTGCCGGGCAAGGAACTCTATCGGGCAACCGCCGCCCATGCCGCTGCCCACCTGGCTTACACCACCCGCCCGCTGTCCGCGGAGCAACTGACGCCGGTGCAGATGTTCCTGATCGGGCTGTTCGAGGACGCCCGCGTGGAGGCGCTGGCGGTCCGCGAATTCCCGGGACTCAAACAGCTCTGGGCGCATCTGTTCGAAACCGCCCTCGGCGGCGAACGCAACGTCGACCCGATGCTGCTCTGGCTGGAACGGCTGGCTCACGCCCTGCTCGACGAACGGATACGGACCGACGATCCGATCGTGGCCGAGATGCGCGAATCCTTCCATGCCGCGCTGGCCAAGGATCCGGCCGACAACCGGCTGAGCTGGGGCTTGGGCGTCACCCTCTCCAACCGCATCAAGGATCGGTGGGGACTGCCCTCGCTGCGCCTCCTGGAGAGCTTCGGCGTGCCCTACCGGGACGACAACCGCTTCCTCTGGACCTTCGGCGAAACCGAATGGGCCGAGGCCGACTACATCGCCGCCAGCCAGCGCCAGGTGCGCAGGAAGGTGTCCTTGATGGAGATGCTCGACGAGATCGATTGCGAGCTGGCCGGCGACGACGCCCAGGAGGTCTGGACCCTGGAAACGCCGTTCTATCTCGATCAGGAAGGCTGCACCATCAACGAACTGGAAGGCAAGGAGCCCGTCAGCGACCCCTACCACTACCCCGAATGGGACTACCAGGTCCAGTTGCACCGCCCCAACTGGGCCACCGTGCTGGAACGGCGTCAGGCCAAGGAGGACCCGGCCCTGATCGAGCGGATACTGCTCGAATACAAGCCCATCGCCAGCCGCCTCAAGCACATCATCGATGCCCTGCAGCCGCAGGGCGTGATCCGCCAGCGGCGGCGGGAGGACGGCGACGAGATCGACCTGAACGCCGCGATCCGGGCCATGATCGACATCCGCCTGGGCGAGATGCCCGACCCCCGCATCAACATCCGCACCGTCCGCAAGACCCGCGACCTCGCGGTATTGCTGCTGCTCGATTTGTCGGAATCCACCAACGAGACCCCGCCCGGCAGCGACCGGCCGGTCATCCAACTGGCGCGCGAAGCGTGCACCCTGCTGGCCTGGGCCATCGACGGCATCGGCGATCCCTTCGCCATCCACGGCTTCGCCTCCGACGGCCGCCACGACGTGCAGTACTACCGCTTCAAGGACTTCGACCAGCCCTTCGACGACCAGGCCAAGTCCCGCCTCGCCGGGATGAAGGGCGGGCTTTCCACCCGCATGGGCGCCGCCATGCGGCATGCGGCGCACTATCTTGGACACCAGCCGCAACAGAAGAAACTGCTGCTCCTGGTCAGCGACGGCGAACCCGCCGACATCGACGAGCGCGACCCGCAGTATCTCCGCTTCGACACCCGAAAGGCGGTCGAGGAGTTGGCCTCTTCGGGCATCATGACCTACTGCCTGACGCTAGACCCGGAAGCCGACGACTACGTCTCCCGGATTTTCGGCCCCAACCGCTATACGGTGGTGGACCGCGTGCAGCGCCTGCCCGAACGGCTGCCCATGCTGTTCGCCAGCCTGACGGCCTGA
- a CDS encoding IS1182 family transposase has product MSRFIPVNRHQQYLLPPSVDEWLPANHLARFLVEVIDQLDLSRLTSRYSGRGSAAHHPSVLLALLVYGYATGVFSSRKIERATYDSVAFRFLSAETHPDHDTLAHFRKTFLGELEDLFVQVLSLAQAMKLVRLGQISLDGTKIKANASKHKALSHGHIEKLEAQLREEVQALLQKAAEADGAEEPDGIDLPEELARRQDRLKALAEAKAKIVERVAERDARAQQDYEAKVARREGQRQAGKKPRGQEPKPPETGPKASDQINLTDEESRIMPSHAGFLQGYNSQAAVDVETMLIVATTVSQQTNDKQQVEPMLAEIEKLPEAWGKPEALLADTGYFSAGNVHACCEQQIEPLIAMGRDSHHVPLAERLAPDAPEPETTDPVEKMAWKLKTKAGKARYAKRKSTVEPVFGIIKQVLGFRQFSLRGLEAVAGEWKLVAMAFNLRRMHVLAAA; this is encoded by the coding sequence ATGAGCCGCTTCATCCCCGTCAATCGCCACCAGCAGTATCTGCTACCGCCCTCGGTTGACGAATGGCTGCCAGCCAACCACCTGGCACGGTTCCTCGTCGAGGTCATCGATCAGCTGGATTTAAGTCGACTGACGAGCCGCTACTCGGGGCGCGGGTCGGCGGCGCACCATCCGTCGGTACTACTGGCCCTGCTGGTTTATGGTTATGCCACCGGGGTGTTCTCCAGCCGCAAGATTGAGCGGGCCACCTACGATTCGGTGGCCTTCCGCTTTCTGTCGGCGGAAACCCATCCCGATCATGACACCCTGGCCCACTTTCGCAAGACCTTTCTGGGGGAGCTGGAGGACCTGTTCGTTCAGGTCTTGAGCCTGGCGCAGGCGATGAAGCTGGTGAGGCTCGGGCAGATTTCCCTGGACGGGACCAAGATTAAGGCCAACGCCTCCAAGCACAAGGCCTTGTCTCATGGCCACATCGAGAAGTTGGAAGCGCAGTTGCGGGAGGAGGTGCAGGCCTTGTTGCAGAAGGCGGCGGAGGCCGACGGGGCGGAGGAGCCGGACGGCATCGACCTGCCAGAGGAGTTGGCGCGGCGGCAGGATCGGCTGAAGGCCCTGGCGGAGGCGAAGGCCAAGATCGTGGAGCGGGTCGCGGAGCGCGATGCCCGGGCGCAGCAGGACTATGAAGCCAAGGTAGCCCGTCGCGAAGGCCAGCGGCAGGCGGGCAAGAAGCCACGTGGGCAGGAGCCGAAGCCGCCGGAAACCGGGCCGAAGGCCAGCGACCAGATCAATCTGACCGACGAGGAATCCCGCATCATGCCGAGCCACGCGGGTTTCCTCCAGGGCTATAACAGCCAGGCTGCGGTGGATGTGGAGACGATGTTGATCGTCGCCACCACCGTCAGTCAGCAGACCAACGACAAGCAGCAGGTCGAACCGATGCTGGCCGAGATCGAGAAGCTGCCGGAAGCCTGGGGGAAGCCCGAAGCCCTGCTGGCCGACACGGGCTACTTCAGCGCCGGCAACGTGCACGCCTGCTGCGAACAGCAGATCGAACCGCTGATCGCGATGGGACGGGACAGCCATCACGTGCCGCTGGCGGAACGCCTGGCTCCGGATGCCCCGGAACCGGAAACCACCGATCCCGTGGAGAAGATGGCCTGGAAACTCAAAACGAAGGCAGGGAAGGCCCGCTACGCCAAGCGCAAATCCACGGTGGAGCCGGTGTTCGGCATCATCAAACAGGTCTTGGGATTCCGCCAGTTCTCTCTGCGCGGCTTGGAGGCAGTGGCCGGAGAATGGAAGCTGGTGGCGATGGCGTTCAATCTGAGGCGGATGCACGTGTTGGCGGCAGCGTGA
- a CDS encoding CbbQ/NirQ/NorQ/GpvN family protein has product MTAQTADQYLIEEQPYYRPTGDEVALFEAAYAARMPVMLKGPTGCGKTRFVEYMAWKLKRPLITVACNEDMTASDLVGRFLLDASGTRWQDGPLTLAARIGAICYLDEVVEARQDTTVVIHPLTDHRRTLPLDKKGELVHAHPDFQLVISYNPGYQNLLKDLKQSTKQRFGALDFGYPETAVEVDVVSHETGVDPKIAEKLVQIAHRARNLKGHGLDEGISTRLLVYAGHLIAKGIDPRAACMMTLVRPLTDDPDMRDTLDAAVATFF; this is encoded by the coding sequence ATGACCGCACAAACCGCGGACCAGTACCTGATCGAGGAACAACCCTATTACCGCCCCACCGGCGATGAAGTGGCGCTGTTCGAAGCCGCCTACGCCGCGCGCATGCCGGTGATGCTGAAAGGGCCGACCGGCTGCGGCAAGACCCGGTTCGTGGAATACATGGCCTGGAAGCTGAAGCGCCCGCTGATCACCGTGGCCTGCAACGAGGACATGACGGCCTCGGACCTGGTGGGCCGCTTCTTGCTCGACGCATCCGGGACCCGGTGGCAGGACGGTCCGCTGACCCTGGCCGCCCGCATCGGCGCCATCTGCTATCTCGACGAAGTCGTGGAGGCCCGCCAGGACACCACCGTGGTCATCCACCCGCTGACCGACCACCGCCGCACCCTGCCGTTGGACAAGAAGGGCGAGCTGGTGCATGCGCACCCGGATTTCCAGTTGGTAATTTCCTACAATCCCGGTTACCAGAACCTGCTGAAGGACCTCAAGCAATCGACCAAGCAGCGCTTCGGCGCGCTGGACTTCGGTTACCCCGAAACCGCTGTCGAGGTGGACGTGGTATCACACGAAACCGGCGTCGATCCCAAGATCGCCGAAAAACTGGTGCAGATCGCCCATCGCGCCCGCAACCTCAAGGGCCACGGTCTGGACGAAGGCATCTCGACCCGGTTGCTGGTCTACGCCGGCCACCTGATCGCCAAGGGCATCGACCCCAGGGCGGCCTGCATGATGACCCTGGTCCGCCCGCTCACCGACGACCCGGATATGCGCGATACGCTGGATGCCGCCGTAGCGACGTTTTTCTGA